A window from Vulcanimicrobium alpinum encodes these proteins:
- a CDS encoding ketoacyl-ACP synthase III produces MLDPARVRAVTSSLRIAAMGTYVPERRLTNADLARSVDTTDDWIVSRTGMRERRIARDDEFTSDMCLAAVRALERNGGSLDAVDFVIACTVTPDYAFPSVAARVQEQLGLRRVGAIDLGAACAGFMYGLDVADALLETGRARNVLLVAGESLSKITDYTDRSTCILFGDGAAAALVTIDRGAPATVLARRVNSDGAAGRELFQTGLRSEIGGVVSPDRYLHQNGRAVYEWALTNITAGIAELLAQAEMRADEIDWFVPHSANGRMIESIAKRAGIARERMLTSYELHGNTSSASIPLALAPAIADGRVKRGNRVMLYGFGGGLVECGMILRWS; encoded by the coding sequence ATGCTCGACCCCGCGCGCGTGCGCGCCGTGACATCCTCGCTCCGGATCGCCGCGATGGGGACGTACGTTCCCGAACGGCGTCTGACGAACGCGGACCTCGCCCGTTCGGTCGACACGACCGACGACTGGATCGTCTCGCGGACGGGGATGCGCGAGCGGCGCATCGCGCGAGACGACGAGTTCACCAGCGACATGTGCCTTGCGGCCGTGCGCGCGCTCGAACGCAACGGCGGCTCCCTCGACGCGGTCGACTTCGTCATCGCCTGCACGGTGACGCCCGACTACGCGTTTCCGAGCGTGGCGGCGCGCGTGCAGGAGCAGCTCGGCCTGCGCCGCGTCGGCGCGATCGATCTGGGCGCGGCCTGCGCCGGATTCATGTACGGGCTCGACGTCGCCGACGCGCTGCTCGAGACCGGCCGCGCGCGCAACGTGCTGCTCGTCGCGGGTGAGTCGCTCTCGAAGATCACCGACTACACCGATCGCTCGACGTGCATCCTCTTCGGCGACGGCGCCGCGGCGGCGCTGGTCACGATCGACCGCGGCGCGCCCGCGACGGTGCTCGCGCGTCGCGTCAACAGCGACGGCGCCGCCGGACGCGAACTCTTTCAGACCGGCTTGCGCAGCGAGATCGGCGGCGTCGTCTCGCCCGACCGCTACCTGCACCAGAACGGCCGCGCCGTCTACGAATGGGCGCTCACGAACATCACCGCCGGGATCGCCGAGCTGCTCGCGCAGGCGGAGATGCGTGCCGACGAGATCGACTGGTTCGTTCCGCACAGCGCGAACGGCCGGATGATCGAATCGATCGCAAAGCGTGCGGGGATCGCGCGCGAACGGATGCTCACCAGTTACGAACTGCACGGCAACACGTCGTCGGCGTCGATCCCGCTCGCGCTCGCGCCGGCGATCGCCGACGGCCGCGTCAAGCGCGGCAACCGCGTCATGCTCTACGGGTTCGGCGGCGGACTCGTCGAGTGCGGGATGATCCTGCGCTGGTCGTGA
- a CDS encoding Crp/Fnr family transcriptional regulator has protein sequence MNLAELEPARRDALLAGAKRLRLARGEPAYLLGDRADRVFFVRSGRVKIVRTNPSGAEAIVGIRSEGDVFGELTGVSAGYAPWQGLHGAGGDAVRATSAIAIEPAELDVLAAQAFAGALDGDVAIARAFARGVARRLAAAEHELAELMGKSVPGRLVDALGRLAAEHGVAGDDGTIRIGINLTHKDLADMIGTSRETLTKELRVLADVGLLRVAHKTVTLVQPKAFPFARRPFTGST, from the coding sequence GTGAACCTCGCCGAGCTCGAACCCGCGCGGCGCGACGCGCTGCTGGCCGGGGCCAAGCGCCTGCGCCTAGCCCGCGGGGAGCCGGCGTATCTTCTCGGCGACCGGGCCGACCGCGTGTTCTTCGTCCGCAGCGGGCGCGTGAAGATCGTCCGCACCAACCCCTCGGGCGCGGAAGCGATTGTCGGGATCCGCAGCGAGGGCGACGTCTTCGGCGAACTCACCGGCGTCTCGGCGGGCTACGCCCCGTGGCAGGGGCTGCACGGCGCCGGCGGCGACGCGGTGCGCGCCACCAGCGCGATCGCGATCGAGCCGGCGGAACTCGACGTCCTCGCGGCGCAGGCGTTCGCCGGCGCGCTCGACGGCGACGTCGCGATCGCGCGCGCGTTCGCGCGCGGCGTCGCCCGCCGGCTCGCCGCGGCGGAGCACGAATTGGCCGAACTGATGGGGAAGAGCGTCCCGGGACGTCTCGTCGATGCGCTCGGACGGCTCGCCGCGGAACACGGGGTCGCCGGCGACGACGGCACGATCCGGATCGGGATCAACTTGACCCACAAAGACCTCGCGGACATGATCGGAACGAGCCGCGAGACGCTGACCAAAGAGCTGCGCGTCCTCGCCGACGTCGGATTGCTGCGCGTCGCCCACAAAACGGTGACGCTGGTGCAGCCGAAGGCGTTTCCGTTCGCGCGCCGCCCGTTCACCGGTTCGACGTGA
- the coaE gene encoding dephospho-CoA kinase (Dephospho-CoA kinase (CoaE) performs the final step in coenzyme A biosynthesis.) — protein MAKLRVGLTGGIGSGKSAVAAFFAQDGATIVDADVLAREAVAPGSEGVRAIASAWPQAVDARGALDRPALAAIVFADPGARERLNAIVHPRVRALGAQREAEAPDGIVVHVVPLLFEGDFWRACDKTVVVIASDEARIARVIARDKAERTDVERRMAAQIDPGLARARADYVIENDGGLAALREQSARTYGMLLADLAAKEKP, from the coding sequence ATGGCCAAGCTGCGCGTCGGGCTCACCGGCGGGATCGGGTCGGGGAAGAGCGCGGTGGCGGCGTTCTTCGCCCAAGACGGCGCTACGATCGTCGACGCCGACGTCCTCGCCCGCGAAGCGGTCGCGCCCGGGTCGGAAGGAGTGCGCGCGATCGCGTCGGCGTGGCCGCAGGCGGTCGACGCCCGCGGCGCGCTCGACCGGCCGGCACTCGCCGCGATCGTGTTTGCCGACCCGGGCGCCCGCGAACGGCTCAACGCGATCGTCCATCCGCGCGTGCGCGCGCTGGGCGCGCAGCGCGAAGCGGAAGCACCCGACGGGATCGTCGTGCACGTCGTCCCTCTGCTCTTCGAAGGCGACTTCTGGCGCGCGTGCGACAAGACGGTCGTCGTCATCGCTTCCGACGAGGCACGGATCGCGCGCGTGATCGCGCGCGACAAGGCCGAACGCACCGACGTCGAGCGACGGATGGCGGCGCAGATCGATCCCGGGCTCGCACGGGCGCGTGCCGATTACGTCATCGAGAACGACGGCGGCCTCGCGGCGCTGCGGGAACAAAGCGCGCGCACCTACGGTATGCTCCTGGCAGACCTCGCCGCGAAGGAGAAGCCATGA
- a CDS encoding N-acyl-D-amino-acid deacylase family protein has product MAPLFGAALDKKRAAAREYRLDVHWNTFDAFFTLVERNGVALNVASLVGLGTTRLCVAGHEARALERDELVAQQRLVTGAIEEGALGVSSGLIYEPGRYADRAELVACAAAAREAGAPRYVSHVRNEGDTLEDAIAEALAVGDGAEVAVQCSHHKAAGRRNWGKVHRTLATIDRARARGLDAGCDVYPYIASWTELATVLPPAVRDGGDAAALQRLRDPEQALAAALAIELARDSRLGGDGFDSILITSVGSERNADIAGMRLDALARRWGTTPARAAIRLLTEEEMQVESMFFTMNEDDVAAVLSARFCSIGSDASARAFSGITARGVPHPRTYGTFPRVFGRFVRQRHVLDEAEAVRRMTALPAAQFGLRERGTIARGMHADLVVFDPQRIVDRATYDRPAVPPEGIRDVYVNGRAVLRDGTMTGALPGRALRNGA; this is encoded by the coding sequence GTGGCGCCGCTGTTCGGCGCCGCCCTCGATAAGAAGCGCGCCGCGGCCCGCGAGTATCGCCTGGACGTCCACTGGAACACGTTCGATGCGTTCTTCACCCTGGTCGAACGCAACGGCGTCGCGCTCAACGTCGCATCGCTGGTCGGGCTGGGTACGACGCGTCTGTGCGTGGCGGGTCACGAGGCGCGCGCGCTCGAGCGCGACGAACTCGTCGCGCAGCAGCGCCTCGTGACGGGCGCGATCGAAGAAGGCGCGCTCGGCGTGTCGAGCGGGCTCATCTACGAACCCGGGCGATACGCGGATCGTGCGGAGCTCGTCGCGTGCGCGGCGGCAGCGCGCGAGGCGGGCGCGCCGCGCTACGTCTCGCACGTGCGCAACGAGGGCGACACGCTCGAAGACGCGATCGCCGAGGCGCTCGCGGTCGGCGATGGCGCCGAGGTCGCGGTGCAGTGCTCGCACCACAAAGCGGCGGGACGCCGCAATTGGGGAAAAGTGCATCGCACGCTGGCGACGATCGACCGCGCGCGGGCGCGCGGCCTCGACGCGGGATGTGACGTGTATCCCTACATCGCGTCGTGGACGGAACTTGCGACGGTTCTGCCGCCCGCGGTGCGCGACGGCGGCGATGCGGCCGCGTTGCAGCGCCTGCGCGATCCCGAGCAGGCGCTTGCGGCGGCGCTCGCGATCGAACTCGCGCGCGACTCTCGCCTCGGCGGCGACGGCTTCGATTCGATTCTGATTACCAGCGTCGGCAGCGAACGAAACGCCGACATCGCCGGGATGCGCCTCGACGCGCTCGCACGGCGATGGGGAACGACGCCCGCGCGAGCGGCGATCCGCTTGCTGACCGAAGAAGAGATGCAGGTCGAGTCGATGTTCTTCACGATGAACGAGGACGACGTCGCAGCGGTGCTCAGCGCGCGCTTCTGCAGCATCGGAAGCGATGCGTCGGCGCGGGCATTCAGCGGGATCACCGCGCGCGGCGTGCCGCATCCGCGGACGTACGGAACGTTTCCGCGCGTGTTCGGACGCTTCGTGCGCCAGAGGCACGTCCTCGACGAGGCCGAGGCGGTGCGGCGCATGACGGCGCTCCCGGCCGCGCAGTTCGGGCTGCGCGAACGCGGAACGATCGCGCGCGGAATGCACGCCGATCTGGTCGTGTTCGATCCGCAGCGCATCGTCGATCGCGCGACGTACGATCGGCCGGCGGTCCCGCCGGAGGGGATTCGCGACGTGTACGTGAACGGTCGCGCCGTCTTGCGGGACGGTACGATGACGGGCGCGCTTCCGGGCCGCGCCCTGCGGAACGGCGCGTGA
- a CDS encoding class I SAM-dependent methyltransferase, whose amino-acid sequence MQQTDAVFSGSIAEMYDRYLGALLFEPYAEDLAERLRDHDGSAVLETAAGTGIVTRALARALKTASIVASDLNPGMIERAAAASNAPNVRWEQVDAGALPFGDRTFGLVVCQFGVMFFPEKVAAFREAARVLAPGGRFAFNVWDDLGANPVPRVVHETVAAAFPQDPPQFIARTPHGFADTAAIATWLRDAGFHDITVDAVEKRSRAASARAIAIGFVQGTPVRSEIEERDAGRLAELTDAVEAALIERFGNGAVDATMRANVFIVRT is encoded by the coding sequence ATGCAGCAGACGGACGCAGTCTTTTCCGGTTCGATTGCCGAGATGTACGACCGCTATCTGGGCGCGCTGCTCTTCGAGCCGTACGCGGAGGATCTCGCCGAACGGCTGCGCGACCACGACGGTTCGGCGGTGCTGGAGACCGCCGCCGGGACGGGGATCGTGACGCGCGCGCTGGCCCGCGCGCTGAAGACGGCCTCGATCGTCGCGAGCGATCTCAATCCCGGGATGATCGAGCGCGCCGCCGCGGCGAGCAACGCGCCCAACGTGCGCTGGGAGCAAGTCGACGCCGGCGCGCTTCCGTTCGGCGACCGGACGTTCGGGCTCGTCGTCTGTCAGTTCGGGGTGATGTTCTTTCCCGAAAAAGTCGCGGCGTTCCGCGAGGCGGCGCGCGTGCTCGCGCCCGGCGGGCGATTCGCGTTCAACGTCTGGGACGATCTGGGCGCCAACCCGGTCCCGCGAGTCGTGCACGAAACCGTCGCAGCCGCGTTTCCGCAGGATCCGCCGCAGTTCATCGCGCGCACGCCGCACGGTTTCGCAGACACCGCAGCGATTGCGACGTGGCTGCGCGACGCCGGTTTTCACGACATCACGGTCGACGCGGTCGAGAAACGCTCGCGCGCGGCATCGGCGCGCGCGATCGCGATCGGGTTCGTGCAGGGAACTCCGGTACGATCGGAGATCGAGGAGCGCGACGCGGGCCGGCTCGCGGAGCTGACCGACGCCG